In Pseudobacteroides sp., one DNA window encodes the following:
- a CDS encoding DUF2815 family protein has product MKNQTNTKVITGKNTRLSYFHGWEPVSINGGAEKFSVSVLIPKDDIETINAINAAIDAAIEEGISKFGGKKPNKSAIKIPLRDGDVERDDDAYKGHYFVNANSTTAPQIVDKAVRPILDRGEVYSGCYARVSLNFYAFNSNGNKGVACGLGNIQKVRDGEPLGGRTNAADDFTTVEDDDFLA; this is encoded by the coding sequence ATGAAAAATCAGACTAATACAAAAGTTATCACAGGTAAAAACACTCGCCTTTCCTACTTCCACGGCTGGGAGCCAGTATCAATTAACGGCGGTGCGGAGAAATTTAGTGTATCGGTACTTATTCCAAAGGATGACATCGAAACCATCAACGCAATCAATGCGGCAATTGATGCTGCAATCGAAGAAGGTATTTCTAAGTTTGGCGGTAAAAAGCCAAACAAGTCAGCTATTAAAATTCCTCTTCGTGACGGGGATGTGGAACGTGACGATGATGCCTATAAGGGACATTACTTCGTTAATGCCAACAGCACTACCGCTCCTCAGATTGTGGATAAAGCTGTCAGACCGATTCTTGATAGGGGTGAAGTTTACAGCGGCTGCTATGCAAGAGTATCGTTGAACTTCTACGCTTTCAACTCCAACGGAAATAAGGGTGTTGCCTGCGGTTTGGGTAACATTCAGAAAGTCAGGGACGGAGAGCCTTTGGGCGGTAGAACCAATGCTGCTGATGATTTCACTACTGTTGAGGATGATGATTTCTTGGCATAA
- a CDS encoding DUF2800 domain-containing protein — protein MGNSHADLSASGSHRWLNCLPSAMLEKCFEKKESTAAAEGTAAHALCEHKLRKALHIRSKRPVSEFDSDEMEEHSDSYVEFVLEQLELAKQDCKDPIVIIEQQLDFSRYVPQGFGTVDCIIIADKKLHIIDFKYGMGVLVDSVENPQMKLYALGALEIYDSLYDFKEVSMSIFQPRRENVSTWTISVEELTDWAEKELKPKAQIAIKGEGEYQPGEWCTFCRAAIKCRARAEENLKLAQLEFKLPPLLSDSEIEEVLEKLPDLTKWANEIMAYAMDAAINHGKLWNGFKVVEGRSVRKYKDEEAVAETAKANGYKDIYCQSLITLTEMQKLMGKKKFEEVLGDLIYKPPGKPTLVPITDKRAAINVSDVKNEFNEIMED, from the coding sequence ATGGGAAATAGTCACGCAGACCTTTCAGCATCGGGTTCTCACAGGTGGCTAAACTGTCTACCATCTGCCATGTTGGAGAAATGTTTTGAAAAAAAGGAAAGCACGGCTGCTGCTGAAGGTACTGCCGCTCATGCGCTTTGTGAACACAAACTGCGGAAGGCACTACATATAAGGAGCAAGCGTCCTGTTTCAGAGTTTGATTCTGACGAAATGGAAGAACACAGTGACAGCTATGTGGAGTTTGTATTGGAGCAATTGGAACTGGCAAAGCAGGATTGCAAAGATCCAATTGTGATAATTGAACAGCAACTTGATTTCTCACGTTATGTGCCTCAAGGCTTTGGTACGGTTGACTGTATCATCATTGCAGACAAAAAACTGCACATTATCGATTTTAAATATGGTATGGGAGTGCTTGTGGATTCGGTAGAAAATCCGCAGATGAAATTGTATGCACTAGGCGCTTTGGAAATCTATGACAGCCTTTATGATTTTAAAGAGGTGTCAATGAGCATCTTCCAGCCACGAAGAGAGAATGTCAGCACATGGACTATTTCTGTGGAAGAATTAACGGACTGGGCGGAAAAAGAACTGAAACCAAAGGCTCAAATAGCTATTAAGGGCGAGGGGGAATACCAACCCGGTGAGTGGTGTACTTTCTGCCGTGCAGCTATCAAGTGCCGTGCAAGAGCAGAGGAAAATTTAAAACTGGCTCAATTGGAGTTCAAGCTACCCCCTTTGCTCTCGGATTCTGAAATTGAAGAGGTCCTTGAAAAGCTACCTGACCTTACAAAATGGGCAAATGAAATCATGGCCTACGCAATGGACGCCGCCATCAATCATGGCAAGCTGTGGAACGGTTTTAAGGTAGTAGAGGGTCGATCTGTACGTAAGTACAAGGATGAAGAAGCTGTGGCAGAAACAGCCAAGGCCAATGGATATAAGGACATCTACTGTCAGAGCCTTATTACATTAACCGAAATGCAGAAACTGATGGGCAAGAAAAAATTTGAAGAGGTTCTCGGTGATCTCATTTATAAACCACCGGGCAAGCCTACACTGGTTCCAATAACGGATAAACGTGCGGCTATCAATGTATCAGATGTAAAAAACGAATTTAACGAAATTATGGAGGATTAA
- a CDS encoding RNA polymerase sigma factor → MKFKKTPSNKRGTYTYYGVNGKVTVRPGKDGITEVDIKLLHSLDDNEVYTNIKNSRPKMDKQEKAAVKEWEEAHPGEVAPKNWNISIDASDGEDGTSQDKSKVLEEAYYSLEKEVSPAVERLRDVVETLTKEQQELYQMVVIQSMTLTEAAEVLGTSIPNIHKRINRIYEQIKKKF, encoded by the coding sequence ATGAAATTTAAGAAAACACCGAGTAACAAGAGAGGTACATACACCTATTATGGTGTCAATGGGAAGGTCACGGTCAGGCCAGGTAAGGACGGTATTACAGAGGTGGACATTAAACTATTACACAGTTTGGATGACAACGAAGTTTACACTAACATCAAAAACAGCAGGCCTAAGATGGATAAGCAGGAAAAGGCAGCGGTTAAAGAATGGGAAGAGGCTCATCCCGGTGAGGTTGCACCAAAGAACTGGAATATCTCTATTGATGCTTCTGATGGTGAAGATGGTACTTCACAGGACAAAAGTAAAGTACTTGAAGAGGCATATTATTCTTTAGAAAAAGAGGTATCGCCTGCAGTAGAGCGTTTGCGTGATGTTGTAGAAACGCTGACCAAGGAGCAACAGGAACTTTACCAAATGGTAGTCATTCAAAGTATGACCCTTACTGAGGCAGCGGAGGTATTGGGGACAAGTATTCCCAATATTCACAAGCGTATAAATCGTATTTATGAGCAGATAAAAAAGAAATTTTGA
- a CDS encoding DUF4406 domain-containing protein, translating into MGIDKFNHEGYFDPTTYEALTNIHREEMVADKKAAYRPLVYVCSPYAGDIENNVNNAKRYSRFTAEQSGIPVTPHLMYPQFMDDDIEKERELAMHFNYVLLGKCNELWVFGGVISKGMAREIGVAKKRRMKIKWFNWEMKEVEEYA; encoded by the coding sequence ATGGGTATTGATAAGTTCAATCACGAAGGGTACTTTGACCCAACCACATATGAGGCTCTTACCAATATCCACCGTGAGGAGATGGTAGCTGATAAAAAGGCTGCCTATCGCCCTTTGGTGTATGTGTGTAGCCCGTATGCAGGAGATATTGAAAACAATGTAAACAATGCCAAGAGGTATAGTAGATTCACAGCAGAACAAAGTGGTATTCCTGTCACTCCTCATCTTATGTATCCGCAGTTTATGGATGATGATATCGAGAAAGAACGGGAACTTGCAATGCACTTTAATTATGTGTTGCTTGGAAAATGTAATGAGTTATGGGTCTTTGGCGGAGTTATCAGTAAGGGTATGGCTCGTGAAATTGGTGTAGCAAAGAAACGCAGAATGAAAATTAAATGGTTCAACTGGGAGATGAAGGAGGTTGAAGAATATGCTTAA
- a CDS encoding DNA polymerase produces MKSISIDIESFSSVNLQKSGVYRYAESSDFEIMLFGYSVDGGDIKVVDLARGETIPEEIMNALSDNAVQKWAFNAQFERICLSRFLGMQTGRYLEPTSWHCTMVWSATLGLPLSLEGVGAVLGLEKQKLSEGKNLIRYFCVPCTATKINGGRTRNLPEHDTDKWQQFKSYNLRDVEVELAIQEKLSKFPVQDAIWNEYHLDQEINDRGIGVDMTFVKQAIAIDDYSNKKLTALMQEATNLDNPNSVLQMKNWLADNGLETDTLGKKAVAEMIKTAPEQLGEVLELRQQLAKSSVKKYTAMQNVVCKDHRARGMFQFYGANRTGRFSGRLIQLQNLPQNHMPDLEQARSLVCSGNFDALNLLYDSVPDVLSELIRTSFVPQNNRKYIVADFAAIEARVIAWLAGEQWRLDVFADGGDIYCSSASRMFHVPVEKNGTNGHLRQKGKISELALGYGGSVGALKAMGALEMGLAEDELQPLVKAWRDSNPNITKLWWDVDRVVKNCVKNRIPDEINGIGVSYKSGMLFITLPSGRRLCYVKPRMGVNVFGGESVNYEGIGATKKWERLESYGPKFVENIVQAISRDILCYALKNLCNYRIVGHVHDEIIIEADHNVKLADVCEKMGRTPLWAKGLLLRADGFECQFYKKD; encoded by the coding sequence ATGAAATCCATATCAATTGATATTGAGTCATTTTCTAGTGTGAATCTACAAAAGTCAGGAGTTTACCGCTATGCCGAAAGCAGTGATTTTGAAATCATGTTGTTTGGATATTCCGTAGATGGTGGTGATATAAAGGTTGTTGACCTTGCTCGTGGTGAAACGATACCGGAGGAAATAATGAATGCACTTTCTGATAATGCCGTTCAAAAATGGGCATTCAATGCTCAGTTTGAGCGTATATGCTTATCCAGATTCCTCGGTATGCAAACAGGACGTTATCTTGAACCAACATCATGGCATTGCACTATGGTGTGGTCGGCAACATTGGGTTTGCCTCTTTCTTTGGAGGGTGTCGGTGCTGTGCTTGGTCTTGAGAAACAAAAATTAAGCGAGGGTAAAAACCTTATTCGATACTTCTGTGTCCCTTGCACTGCCACAAAAATTAATGGTGGTCGAACTAGAAATCTGCCAGAGCATGATACCGATAAATGGCAGCAGTTTAAATCATACAACCTGCGTGATGTTGAAGTGGAGTTGGCAATACAAGAGAAATTATCCAAGTTTCCAGTGCAGGATGCTATTTGGAATGAATATCATCTGGACCAGGAAATAAATGACCGTGGCATTGGTGTTGACATGACTTTTGTGAAGCAGGCTATAGCCATTGATGATTATTCTAACAAAAAGCTGACGGCACTTATGCAAGAAGCGACAAATCTCGACAATCCGAATTCTGTATTGCAAATGAAGAATTGGCTTGCAGATAACGGATTGGAAACAGATACCCTTGGGAAAAAGGCTGTGGCAGAGATGATAAAAACTGCACCAGAACAACTGGGAGAGGTATTGGAACTGCGTCAACAACTGGCAAAGTCCAGTGTAAAGAAATATACGGCAATGCAAAATGTAGTCTGCAAGGATCACCGTGCAAGAGGTATGTTTCAATTTTACGGTGCAAATCGCACAGGACGCTTTAGTGGCAGGCTTATACAATTACAGAATTTACCCCAAAACCATATGCCCGATTTGGAGCAGGCTCGGAGTTTGGTATGCAGTGGCAACTTTGATGCCCTGAACCTTCTTTATGATTCTGTCCCGGATGTGTTATCAGAACTCATTCGCACTTCATTTGTGCCACAAAACAACAGGAAATATATTGTGGCAGACTTCGCTGCAATTGAGGCTCGTGTTATTGCTTGGCTTGCAGGAGAACAGTGGAGGCTCGATGTGTTTGCAGACGGTGGAGATATTTACTGCAGTAGTGCAAGCAGGATGTTCCATGTCCCTGTTGAGAAAAACGGTACCAATGGCCACTTAAGACAAAAAGGAAAAATTTCGGAATTAGCCTTGGGTTATGGAGGCTCCGTTGGTGCCTTAAAAGCTATGGGCGCACTTGAAATGGGCCTTGCAGAAGATGAATTGCAGCCACTGGTTAAGGCGTGGAGAGATTCCAATCCTAATATTACAAAGCTGTGGTGGGATGTTGACCGTGTAGTAAAAAACTGTGTAAAAAATCGCATACCCGATGAAATTAATGGTATTGGAGTCAGTTATAAAAGTGGAATGCTGTTTATTACACTCCCATCCGGAAGACGGCTTTGTTATGTGAAACCTCGCATGGGTGTAAATGTATTTGGTGGTGAGTCTGTTAACTATGAGGGCATTGGAGCCACAAAAAAGTGGGAGAGGTTGGAAAGTTATGGCCCGAAATTCGTGGAAAACATAGTTCAGGCTATCAGCCGTGATATTTTGTGCTATGCATTGAAGAATCTTTGCAACTATAGAATTGTGGGGCATGTGCATGATGAAATTATCATAGAGGCTGACCATAATGTTAAGCTGGCGGATGTTTGTGAAAAGATGGGTAGAACACCTCTGTGGGCAAAAGGCCTGCTGCTTCGTGCCGATGGATTTGAATGTCAATTTTATAAAAAAGATTAA
- a CDS encoding VRR-NUC domain-containing protein — translation MLEKEIEKKLVTAVKNMGGICPKFVSPGLDGVPDRLVLLPQGKFAFVEIKAPQKKLRPLQVKRKRQLEQLGFLVYCIDDIAQIGGVLSEIQSS, via the coding sequence ATGCTTGAAAAAGAAATAGAAAAAAAGCTGGTAACAGCAGTGAAAAATATGGGAGGTATCTGCCCCAAGTTTGTATCTCCCGGTTTGGATGGAGTGCCTGACCGTTTGGTGCTTTTACCTCAAGGGAAGTTTGCATTTGTTGAAATAAAAGCACCACAGAAGAAATTAAGGCCTTTGCAAGTAAAACGAAAAAGGCAACTGGAGCAGCTAGGTTTTTTAGTTTACTGCATTGACGATATCGCACAGATTGGAGGGGTTCTAAGTGAAATACAATCCTCATGA
- a CDS encoding phage antirepressor KilAC domain-containing protein has product MNELIRISFDSDRPTVSGRELYAALEVGTKYADWMKRMCEYGFAEGSDYKTCFSNLGSEMHGGQNKVDHQLTVDMAKQLCMIQRTEVGRKFRQYFIKVEEAWNSPEAVMARALQFANNQLALMKKQNAELVDTVAIQNQQITEMKPKASYYDVVLNCKDLISTSAIAKDYGKSAIWMNRYLHEKGVQFKQGEIWLLYQKFAEKGYTSTKTHSYLGTQGDQHIKVHTYWTQKGRLFIYGLMKADGMPPLIEQEV; this is encoded by the coding sequence ATGAACGAATTAATCAGAATCAGTTTTGACAGTGACCGCCCTACTGTGAGTGGACGAGAATTATATGCTGCTTTGGAAGTGGGGACAAAATATGCAGACTGGATGAAACGTATGTGTGAGTACGGATTTGCAGAAGGAAGTGACTATAAAACTTGCTTCTCAAATTTGGGAAGCGAGATGCATGGAGGTCAGAACAAGGTAGATCATCAACTTACTGTTGATATGGCAAAGCAACTTTGTATGATTCAGCGTACTGAGGTTGGCAGAAAGTTCCGTCAGTATTTCATCAAAGTAGAAGAGGCATGGAACTCGCCAGAGGCTGTTATGGCAAGGGCATTACAGTTTGCAAATAATCAACTTGCATTGATGAAAAAGCAAAATGCAGAACTTGTTGATACTGTGGCAATTCAGAATCAGCAGATTACAGAGATGAAACCGAAAGCCAGTTATTACGATGTGGTGCTTAACTGTAAAGACCTTATTTCTACATCAGCAATTGCAAAGGATTATGGGAAATCAGCAATTTGGATGAATCGTTATCTTCATGAAAAAGGTGTGCAGTTCAAGCAAGGTGAGATTTGGCTGTTGTATCAGAAGTTTGCTGAAAAAGGGTATACCAGCACCAAAACCCACAGTTATTTGGGAACTCAAGGTGATCAACATATCAAGGTTCATACCTATTGGACACAAAAAGGGAGACTTTTCATTTACGGATTAATGAAGGCAGATGGAATGCCTCCACTAATTGAACAGGAGGTGTAA
- a CDS encoding DEAD/DEAH box helicase — protein MKYNPHDYQTFATRFILEHPISAVLLDMGLGKSVITLTAIFDLCLDFFETCKVLVIAPLRVARDTWPAEIEKWDHLKGLTFSVAVGSEIQRKAALMQKVHIHLINRENVDWLINESDLPFDYDMVVIDELSSFKSYSAKRFKSLMKVRPTVKRIVGLTGTPSSNGLMDLWAEFRLLDMGKRLGRFITHYRSNFFDPDKRNQQMVFSYKPKVGAEDAIYRLISDITISMKSTDYLQMPECLNNRVEVTLSEKELKAYNSLKQDLVLSLKGEEIDAVNAAALSNKLCQMANGAVYGESKQVFQIHDRKLDALEDLLESANGKPVLVAYWFKHDLDRIQKRFKVREIKTSKDISDWNNGNISVAVIHPASAGHGLNLQSGGSTLIWFGLTWSLELYQQTNARLWRQGQTSDTVVIHHIITKDTIDERIMMALEKKDKAQSALIAAVKASLEGVNV, from the coding sequence GTGAAATACAATCCTCATGATTATCAGACTTTTGCAACAAGATTCATATTAGAACACCCAATCTCAGCGGTACTGCTTGATATGGGACTTGGCAAGAGCGTTATAACTCTAACAGCAATTTTTGACCTTTGCCTGGATTTCTTTGAAACCTGCAAAGTTCTTGTTATTGCGCCACTTAGGGTTGCAAGGGATACATGGCCTGCAGAAATTGAAAAATGGGATCACCTAAAAGGTCTTACATTTTCAGTGGCAGTAGGCAGCGAGATTCAACGAAAAGCGGCACTCATGCAAAAAGTTCATATCCACCTTATTAATCGTGAGAATGTGGACTGGCTGATAAATGAAAGTGACTTACCATTTGACTATGACATGGTGGTCATAGATGAGTTATCTTCCTTCAAATCCTATAGTGCAAAAAGGTTCAAAAGCCTTATGAAAGTTAGACCTACGGTAAAACGCATTGTTGGTTTGACTGGGACTCCCTCCAGTAATGGTTTGATGGATTTATGGGCAGAGTTCAGGCTCCTTGATATGGGCAAGCGACTTGGAAGATTTATCACTCACTACCGCAGCAACTTCTTTGACCCCGACAAACGTAATCAGCAGATGGTGTTTAGCTATAAACCGAAGGTTGGTGCTGAAGATGCAATCTATCGCCTTATTTCAGACATCACAATCAGTATGAAGAGTACCGATTATTTGCAAATGCCGGAATGTTTAAACAACCGAGTAGAAGTCACTCTTTCAGAAAAGGAACTCAAAGCCTATAACAGCTTGAAGCAGGACTTGGTATTATCCCTTAAGGGTGAGGAGATTGATGCAGTCAATGCGGCAGCACTTTCCAATAAACTATGCCAAATGGCAAATGGTGCTGTGTATGGTGAGAGCAAGCAGGTCTTTCAAATACACGATCGCAAGCTGGATGCCCTTGAGGATTTATTGGAATCCGCCAATGGCAAGCCTGTTTTAGTAGCTTACTGGTTTAAACATGATTTAGATAGAATTCAAAAGCGATTCAAAGTTCGTGAGATTAAGACTTCCAAAGACATCTCCGACTGGAACAATGGCAATATTTCTGTAGCTGTTATCCATCCTGCCTCTGCAGGACATGGACTTAATCTTCAAAGTGGAGGCTCCACTTTGATATGGTTTGGACTGACTTGGAGCCTTGAACTTTACCAACAGACCAATGCCCGTCTTTGGCGGCAAGGTCAAACATCGGATACTGTTGTAATACACCACATCATAACAAAAGACACCATTGACGAACGGATTATGATGGCACTTGAGAAAAAAGATAAAGCACAATCTGCACTGATTGCTGCAGTAAAAGCCAGTTTGGAAGGAGTTAATGTATGA
- a CDS encoding rRNA biogenesis protein rrp5: MSKVKLLLDVISDVRSLADSLQVLCDAMAETEATASVKEPAPANGQAAQKTEKKKAKEIKLEDVRAKLADMSQAGKTAEVRDIIKKYGGTKLSDVDPVHYANILKDVEEAANGK, from the coding sequence ATGAGCAAAGTAAAGCTGCTGTTGGATGTAATTTCTGATGTTCGCTCCTTGGCAGATAGCCTACAGGTGCTTTGTGATGCAATGGCGGAAACTGAGGCTACCGCATCAGTCAAAGAGCCTGCTCCTGCTAACGGGCAAGCAGCACAGAAAACGGAAAAAAAGAAAGCAAAGGAAATCAAGCTTGAAGATGTCAGAGCAAAACTGGCTGATATGAGCCAAGCAGGAAAGACGGCTGAAGTGCGTGACATTATCAAAAAGTATGGTGGCACTAAACTGAGTGATGTTGACCCTGTGCATTACGCTAACATTTTGAAAGACGTGGAGGAAGCTGCTAATGGGAAATAG
- a CDS encoding phage/plasmid primase, P4 family, with protein sequence MLNFTLYTADCIGNSANCLYPNQVVVTDKESFLAAISHDHVTARYKNNYRSNDNFISADNVPLDCDNDHSDDPKDWVTSVDVATAFENVPFVVVYSRNHMKQKGNRSARPRFHVYFMTPMITDPVEYAGLKQRISDEFPYFDSKALDIARFLYGTDNAEVEIYNGNKNIVEFLNEMAFENWDNEQEQIPEGKRNSTMSHFAGKIIKRYGNNEEAYARFLKVAEKCVPPLDEIELKVIWNSAINFGKRVASQEGYIPPEQYNTNSLLKPDDFSDVGQAVVLAREYINALRYSPATDYIVYNGSFWEESKPKSQAVAQELTTRQLEEAEAEIKKAMAEMLKNGAAEILVAMGAKKAANAFNKQQGHTFDVYEAATAYRNYAIKRRDSKYITSALKEARPQLLIEQRTLDSDEFLLNTPSATYDLRKGAGVLMEHDSLHFITKQTTVDPGNEGAEIWEDALKTFFCNDAELTQYVQKIVGLSAIGKVYVEALIIAYGEGRNGKSTFWNVVSRVLGTYSGNISADMLTVGCHRNVKPELAEAKGKRLLIAAELEEGMRLNTSNVKQLCSTDEIYAEKKYKDPFSYTPSHTLVLYTNHLPKVGAIDKGTWRRLIVIPFHAKIEGKQDVKNYADYLFENAGGAVLAWVIEGAKKVIEDNYKIEPPQKVKDAIQAYKDNNDWLSHFFMERCEVDETYSAKSGEVYNEYRSFCMQTGEYIRSTTDFYTALDVEGFERRRTPKGVFIKGFRLKSEFLE encoded by the coding sequence ATGCTTAACTTCACTTTATACACTGCAGACTGCATTGGCAACAGTGCAAATTGTCTGTATCCCAATCAAGTGGTGGTTACTGACAAGGAAAGTTTTCTTGCAGCTATCTCCCATGACCATGTAACGGCAAGATATAAGAATAACTATCGCAGCAATGATAATTTTATAAGTGCGGATAATGTGCCACTTGATTGTGATAATGACCACTCAGATGACCCCAAAGATTGGGTGACCTCAGTTGATGTTGCCACAGCATTTGAAAATGTACCTTTTGTGGTTGTTTACAGTAGAAATCATATGAAGCAAAAAGGTAATAGATCTGCCCGTCCAAGATTTCATGTGTATTTTATGACTCCAATGATAACAGACCCAGTAGAATATGCAGGATTAAAACAGAGAATTTCAGATGAGTTTCCTTACTTTGATAGCAAGGCTCTTGACATTGCCAGATTTCTTTATGGTACTGATAATGCCGAGGTTGAGATTTACAATGGCAATAAAAATATTGTTGAGTTTCTCAATGAAATGGCTTTTGAAAATTGGGATAACGAACAGGAGCAAATCCCGGAGGGCAAGCGTAACAGCACCATGTCCCATTTTGCCGGGAAAATCATCAAGCGTTATGGCAATAACGAAGAGGCTTATGCTCGCTTTCTGAAAGTAGCTGAAAAGTGTGTTCCCCCACTTGATGAAATCGAACTGAAAGTCATATGGAACAGTGCTATTAATTTTGGAAAGCGTGTTGCCTCTCAAGAGGGGTACATTCCACCGGAGCAATATAACACTAACTCATTGTTAAAGCCGGATGATTTCTCTGATGTGGGTCAGGCGGTTGTTCTTGCAAGGGAGTATATCAACGCACTCAGGTATTCACCTGCAACAGACTATATCGTATATAACGGCAGTTTTTGGGAGGAATCAAAACCCAAGTCGCAGGCGGTAGCACAGGAACTTACTACCAGACAGCTTGAGGAGGCTGAAGCAGAAATAAAAAAAGCAATGGCTGAAATGCTTAAAAACGGTGCGGCAGAAATATTGGTGGCAATGGGAGCAAAGAAGGCAGCTAATGCTTTTAATAAACAACAGGGACACACATTTGATGTTTACGAGGCGGCAACGGCTTATAGGAACTATGCCATTAAACGCAGGGATTCTAAATATATTACATCAGCATTAAAAGAGGCTCGTCCACAGCTTTTAATTGAGCAACGGACACTTGATTCAGATGAATTTTTGTTGAATACACCCTCTGCTACTTATGATTTGCGAAAAGGTGCGGGTGTTTTAATGGAGCATGACTCCCTACACTTTATTACAAAACAAACAACGGTGGACCCCGGTAATGAAGGTGCAGAAATATGGGAGGATGCATTAAAGACATTTTTCTGCAATGATGCAGAACTCACCCAGTATGTTCAGAAAATCGTGGGTCTTTCCGCAATTGGCAAGGTATATGTGGAGGCATTGATTATTGCTTATGGTGAGGGGCGAAATGGCAAGTCCACTTTTTGGAATGTAGTGTCCAGAGTTCTTGGTACATATAGCGGAAATATTTCTGCAGATATGCTTACCGTAGGTTGTCATAGGAATGTGAAACCAGAACTTGCAGAGGCAAAGGGCAAAAGATTATTGATTGCTGCTGAACTCGAAGAAGGGATGCGCCTTAACACCTCAAATGTAAAACAACTCTGCTCCACAGATGAAATATATGCAGAAAAGAAATATAAAGATCCCTTCAGCTATACTCCCAGCCACACATTGGTGCTATATACCAATCACCTGCCAAAGGTTGGGGCGATTGATAAAGGCACATGGCGAAGGCTCATTGTGATTCCTTTTCATGCAAAGATCGAAGGCAAGCAGGATGTGAAGAACTATGCGGATTATCTTTTTGAGAATGCAGGTGGTGCAGTTCTCGCTTGGGTGATCGAGGGTGCAAAAAAGGTAATCGAAGACAATTATAAAATCGAACCTCCTCAAAAGGTAAAGGATGCCATTCAGGCATACAAGGACAACAATGACTGGCTTTCACATTTTTTCATGGAACGTTGTGAAGTTGATGAAACATACTCGGCAAAGTCCGGAGAGGTTTATAACGAGTATCGTTCTTTCTGTATGCAGACGGGTGAATATATCCGCAGTACGACAGATTTTTATACTGCACTTGATGTAGAGGGTTTTGAAAGACGCAGGACCCCTAAAGGTGTCTTTATTAAAGGGTTTAGGCTGAAATCTGAATTTCTGGAATAA